In a single window of the Bacteroides acidifaciens genome:
- a CDS encoding FKBP-type peptidyl-prolyl cis-trans isomerase, whose translation MSKKIYLFSLILLALTFTACSETEEVSKYDNWQARNEAFIDSIANRHADLATRGNLDSIHMITYSKVPIYFKKKTPVGDGKIYNVSPCSTDVVTVYYKGSYILGSVDEQDNFVGEVVEGVFTEANPSIDFSKTAEFAVNSRVIGLSEVLQRMKVGERYEIYVPWKYGYGSSEYTPTGSSIPIKGYSTLIFDIQIISCEF comes from the coding sequence ATGAGTAAAAAGATCTATTTATTCTCCTTAATATTACTGGCTTTGACGTTCACGGCTTGTAGTGAAACTGAAGAAGTTAGCAAATATGATAATTGGCAGGCACGTAATGAAGCATTTATTGATTCAATAGCTAATAGGCATGCTGATTTGGCTACTCGTGGCAACTTGGATTCTATTCATATGATTACTTATTCTAAAGTTCCTATTTATTTTAAAAAGAAAACTCCTGTGGGAGATGGAAAAATTTATAATGTATCTCCTTGTTCAACTGATGTAGTAACAGTATATTATAAGGGATCATATATTCTTGGAAGTGTTGATGAACAAGATAATTTTGTCGGAGAAGTAGTTGAAGGTGTTTTTACAGAAGCGAATCCTAGTATTGATTTCTCAAAAACAGCAGAATTTGCAGTTAATTCGCGTGTGATAGGTTTGTCGGAAGTTCTGCAACGGATGAAAGTCGGAGAACGTTACGAAATTTATGTCCCATGGAAATATGGTTATGGCTCTAGCGAGTATACACCGACTGGTTCTTCAATTCCTATTAAAGGTTATTCGACTTTAATATTTGATATTCAAATAATAAGTTGTGAGTTTTAA